A genomic segment from Necator americanus strain Aroian chromosome III, whole genome shotgun sequence encodes:
- a CDS encoding hypothetical protein (NECATOR_CHRIII.G13287.T1), translating into MVVKVDGRQLHYFCFAVDIVVISSSISKAERMLTEFDEICGCIGLQLNLQKTMFMRNGWMSDALLTLNGTSIS; encoded by the coding sequence ATGGTGGTGAAGGtcgatggtcggcagctacactaTTTTTGCTTTGCTGTTGACATCGTAGTGATATCATCTAGCATCAGCAAAGCGGAACggatgctgaccgaattcgacgaaatatGTGgttgcatcggtcttcagctgaatctgcaaaagactatgttcatgcggaacggatggatgTCGGATGCTCTACTCACGCTTAACGGAACGAGCATATCCTAA
- a CDS encoding hypothetical protein (NECATOR_CHRIII.G13288.T1): protein MVSLVGSKRREARTVAQAAVLEPGGGIKAGPWRTADMGGGSEDPYTIPTATLYRSASSAAACTCVHEL from the coding sequence ATGGTGTCtttagttgggtcaaaacgccgtgaagcacggacagttgcgcaagcggctgtgctcgaaccGGGCGGCGGAATTAAGgcgggaccatggcgaactgcagataTGGGTGGTGGTAGCGaagatccttacacgatccctaccgctacgctctaccgctccgcttcgagtgcagccgcttgcacATGTGTCCACGAACTTTAA
- a CDS encoding hypothetical protein (NECATOR_CHRIII.G13289.T1), with protein MKRYSPVLNTASGMAVGEATLPVRREQFNLAECKCYQLLNVHRPTIWINERIPDSWMHAAIILLHKKFAVTDPKNYQGISVLRVMCKVLEWFTLDWPIKHRKDTASEEEAGFRPGRSAIA; from the exons atgaaaagatattCTCCAGTCCTCAATACTGCCAGTGGaatggctgtcggtgaagcaaccctacCAGTTCGGAGGGAACAATTCAACCTTGCTGAGTGCAAGTGCTATCAGCTCCTgaacgttcatagaccgacga TATGGATTAATGAAAGGATACCGGATTCGTGGATGCACGCTGCCATAATTctcctccacaagaagtttgCCGTCACGGATCCCAAGAATTATCAAGGGATATCCGTGTTGCGTGTAATGTGCAAGGTTTTGGAGTGGTTCACTCTAGATTGGCCAATCAAACATCGCAAGGACACTGCCAGCGAAGAAGAAGCCGGCTTTCGCCCTGGTCGATCTGCGATTGCATAA
- a CDS encoding hypothetical protein (NECATOR_CHRIII.G13289.T2): MAVGEATLPVRREQFNLAECKCYQLLNVHRPTIWINERIPDSWMHAAIILLHKKFAVTDPKNYQGISVLRVMCKVLEWFTLDWPIKHRKDTASEEEAGFRPGRSAIA, translated from the exons atggctgtcggtgaagcaaccctacCAGTTCGGAGGGAACAATTCAACCTTGCTGAGTGCAAGTGCTATCAGCTCCTgaacgttcatagaccgacga TATGGATTAATGAAAGGATACCGGATTCGTGGATGCACGCTGCCATAATTctcctccacaagaagtttgCCGTCACGGATCCCAAGAATTATCAAGGGATATCCGTGTTGCGTGTAATGTGCAAGGTTTTGGAGTGGTTCACTCTAGATTGGCCAATCAAACATCGCAAGGACACTGCCAGCGAAGAAGAAGCCGGCTTTCGCCCTGGTCGATCTGCGATTGCATAA